The following proteins are co-located in the Desulfatibacillum aliphaticivorans DSM 15576 genome:
- a CDS encoding SLBB domain-containing protein, which translates to MTVCVLLRLGLPGACFAQRDEYRIGATDVLSVKVYAGGEQQIDMELTVSVQGTISVPMVGQVMALDRTVPQLEESIRIPLEKDYFVDPQVHIVITEYHSIHYYISGAVKNPGSYESTSRLSLMELIAKAGGALPERGNVAYLLRSAATEVEANTDMNTLVKAKDPEKIDLRRLLDQGDLNNDVILEAGDVVYIPFQKSLSLASSKIYVDGQVASPGVYDYQPGLTALNACVMAGGFGKFAAPDKAAIIRVENGEQRVIKINLVAVRKGKIIDPELEPGDRIHVPETWF; encoded by the coding sequence TTGACGGTATGCGTATTATTGCGCCTTGGGCTCCCTGGGGCGTGTTTTGCGCAACGGGACGAATACCGCATAGGCGCCACGGATGTTCTTAGTGTGAAGGTGTACGCCGGCGGCGAGCAGCAGATAGACATGGAATTGACCGTATCGGTTCAGGGAACGATTTCCGTGCCCATGGTCGGTCAGGTCATGGCTTTGGATCGAACGGTGCCCCAACTTGAGGAGTCCATTCGAATTCCTCTGGAAAAAGATTATTTTGTGGATCCGCAGGTGCATATCGTCATTACGGAGTATCACAGCATCCACTACTACATTTCCGGCGCCGTTAAAAACCCCGGCAGCTATGAGTCCACCTCCCGCCTCAGCCTTATGGAGCTTATCGCCAAGGCGGGAGGCGCTCTTCCCGAAAGAGGCAACGTCGCCTACCTTCTGCGAAGCGCCGCCACGGAAGTGGAAGCGAACACGGACATGAACACTCTGGTCAAAGCCAAGGATCCTGAAAAGATCGACTTAAGGCGCCTTCTCGACCAGGGAGACCTGAACAATGACGTGATCCTGGAGGCGGGGGACGTGGTTTACATCCCCTTTCAGAAATCCCTGAGTCTGGCTTCCAGTAAAATCTATGTGGACGGACAGGTGGCTTCTCCCGGGGTGTATGATTACCAACCCGGGCTGACGGCTTTGAACGCCTGTGTGATGGCGGGCGGGTTCGGCAAGTTTGCAGCGCCGGATAAAGCGGCCATTATTCGCGTTGAGAACGGAGAACAACGCGTTATCAAGATTAACCTGGTGGCCGTGCGCAAGGGAAAAATCATCGATCCGGAACTGGAGCCGGGCGATCGGATTCATGTGCCTGAAACCTGGTTCTAA
- a CDS encoding outer membrane beta-barrel protein — MGKIRAITGLTILITFVLTAFVWAGPALLITPKLGLGYRYDSNYYNSANNSAGVHTYLVEPGINVQFSTAKSMISFDYTASPTFYDDADDLKPGQIKASKADYVGHDLALNAMTQPNERLELALSETYSLTRDPDKLDQYSNETGKDKYYINTFSPRVLYSFTDRFSGQATYRNTLTNYDDPNGEDNQENRGIFDIIYNLNSKSSLDLEYQIWARDYDMLTSDYTSHQGKLIYRQQFHYFQVEAGAGYQSREFDVVGIKDIETFTYRVALEGQNPPDDGDPRSYVRAAFSSNFNDAGSGNEYYKGPELSLSGGHRFLEKIYLDVWTSYRKSDYETTYGLNSSNVLVLREDDTYEIGARLGYKIIEPIVISIEGGYKNRDSNVAAYSYDNTYVMGRIDTALEFGRRAN; from the coding sequence ATGGGAAAGATTCGTGCAATAACTGGCCTCACAATTTTGATTACGTTTGTTTTGACTGCGTTTGTCTGGGCTGGGCCGGCTTTGCTGATTACTCCTAAGCTGGGGCTGGGGTATCGCTACGACAGCAACTATTATAACTCCGCCAACAATTCCGCCGGGGTCCATACCTATCTGGTGGAGCCCGGGATCAACGTGCAGTTTTCCACGGCCAAAAGCATGATCAGTTTCGACTATACGGCCAGCCCGACTTTTTACGATGATGCGGACGACCTGAAGCCCGGCCAGATCAAGGCCAGCAAGGCGGATTACGTGGGGCACGACTTGGCGTTGAACGCCATGACCCAGCCTAATGAGCGCCTGGAGCTTGCTCTGAGCGAGACTTACAGCCTGACCAGGGACCCTGACAAGCTGGACCAGTACAGCAACGAGACGGGCAAGGACAAGTACTATATCAACACCTTTTCCCCCCGCGTGCTTTACAGTTTCACCGATCGGTTTTCAGGCCAGGCGACCTATAGGAACACCTTGACTAATTATGACGATCCAAACGGTGAAGACAACCAGGAAAACAGGGGCATCTTCGACATCATATACAACCTGAACTCCAAGTCGTCGCTGGACCTGGAATACCAGATATGGGCCCGGGACTATGATATGTTAACCTCGGACTACACCTCGCACCAGGGCAAGCTGATCTACCGGCAGCAGTTCCACTATTTCCAGGTGGAGGCCGGCGCAGGCTATCAAAGCCGCGAGTTTGACGTCGTAGGAATTAAGGATATTGAAACCTTTACCTACAGGGTCGCCCTGGAAGGACAGAATCCTCCGGACGACGGCGATCCCCGCAGCTATGTCAGGGCGGCTTTTTCCAGCAACTTCAACGACGCCGGGTCCGGAAACGAATATTACAAAGGCCCCGAGCTTTCTCTTTCTGGAGGCCATCGGTTCCTGGAAAAGATCTATCTGGACGTGTGGACGTCCTATAGAAAAAGCGATTACGAAACCACGTACGGCTTGAATTCATCCAATGTTTTGGTGTTGCGCGAAGACGATACTTATGAGATAGGCGCCCGTTTGGGCTACAAGATCATTGAACCCATCGTCATATCCATCGAGGGGGGATATAAGAACCGGGATTCCAATGTTGCGGCTTACAGCTACGACAACACCTACGTGATGGGCAGAATAGATACTGCTTTGGAATTCGGACGCCGCGCCAATTAG
- a CDS encoding tyrosine-protein phosphatase, producing MIDLHSHILPGLDDGPTTLKMALEMARAAVDDGVTVMVATPHTLNGSYHNPRERILEAHRVFSEALVKENIPLKVLPGCEAHLCSELLKEIESGDVLSFADKGRYLLLELPHPFLLQGVIAFINRLNVMGLTPVIAHGERLPLVQQKPSIMEDIVNAGALCQVTAQSLEGSLGRRAKKCCQELNSLGLIHLLASDAHDLANRRPGLSKACKILGGMMDERDAHHILSTNPSLIIGAGEN from the coding sequence ATGATTGATTTACATTCGCACATTCTTCCCGGATTGGACGACGGTCCGACCACGTTAAAAATGGCTCTGGAGATGGCCCGGGCGGCCGTGGATGACGGCGTGACGGTCATGGTCGCCACCCCTCACACGCTGAACGGATCCTACCACAACCCGCGGGAGCGTATCCTGGAAGCCCATCGCGTATTCAGCGAAGCTCTGGTCAAGGAAAACATTCCTTTAAAGGTGCTTCCCGGGTGCGAGGCGCATCTTTGCAGCGAATTGTTAAAGGAGATTGAATCCGGAGACGTCTTATCCTTCGCTGATAAAGGCCGGTATCTTTTATTGGAATTGCCGCATCCTTTTCTTCTCCAGGGCGTGATCGCCTTTATTAATCGCCTGAACGTCATGGGTTTGACGCCCGTCATCGCCCATGGAGAACGACTGCCCCTTGTCCAGCAAAAGCCTTCGATTATGGAGGATATAGTAAATGCAGGCGCTTTATGCCAGGTGACGGCGCAAAGCCTGGAAGGCAGCCTGGGCCGCCGGGCGAAAAAGTGTTGTCAGGAGCTTAACAGCCTGGGGCTGATTCATTTGCTGGCCTCAGACGCTCATGATTTGGCGAATAGAAGGCCGGGATTGTCCAAAGCCTGCAAAATACTAGGGGGGATGATGGACGAAAGAGATGCCCATCACATTCTAAGCACTAACCCCTCGTTAATAATTGGCGCCGGGGAAAATTAA
- a CDS encoding HAMP domain-containing protein has protein sequence MSEKAIMPRRRQYFVKRDFQGAFILKFCLVVLLGAVASTLLIFYFSGDTLTSDFSNSRLVIKSTSQAILPAVIMTNLITLGISALAVLVLTLLISHKIAGPLFRLEKELEKIGGGNLKTEVILRNKDQVEALAQSINSMAGQLHTKVSDIRDSLDQMARRMEHEDATGKWAENIEDVKKRIDAHFQL, from the coding sequence ATGTCGGAAAAGGCCATCATGCCCCGCCGCAGGCAGTATTTTGTCAAACGGGATTTTCAGGGCGCGTTTATTCTGAAGTTCTGCCTGGTGGTCTTGCTGGGCGCCGTAGCCTCAACTTTGCTTATTTTTTATTTTAGCGGAGATACGCTTACCTCCGATTTTTCCAACTCCAGGCTGGTGATAAAAAGCACGTCCCAGGCCATACTTCCCGCCGTGATCATGACCAATTTAATCACCCTGGGCATATCGGCTCTGGCGGTTTTGGTGCTTACCTTGTTGATTTCCCACAAAATCGCCGGGCCTTTATTCCGCCTGGAAAAGGAGTTGGAAAAAATCGGCGGGGGAAATCTTAAAACAGAGGTCATTTTGCGCAACAAGGACCAGGTGGAGGCTTTGGCGCAAAGCATCAACTCAATGGCAGGACAATTGCATACCAAAGTTTCCGACATTCGCGACTCGCTGGACCAAATGGCCCGGCGAATGGAACATGAAGACGCAACCGGGAAATGGGCTGAGAATATAGAGGATGTCAAGAAGAGGATTGATGCCCATTTTCAGTTGTAA
- a CDS encoding response regulator: MGQPEFAERILVIDDNKDFADTLVEQLDDLGYSAQAVYDGAQGMEAYSKGEYALVITDLSMPGLDGMDVLEGILAQDSKATILMVTGYGTIETAVQAIKLGAFDFIPKPFKLAELEAIIRRAFGRKDLEKRFSIFRGLAWGLAICIPIWIALGYFLYKFFIK; the protein is encoded by the coding sequence TTGGGGCAGCCTGAATTTGCTGAAAGAATCCTCGTTATCGATGACAATAAGGATTTCGCCGATACTCTTGTGGAGCAGCTTGACGACCTGGGATACTCCGCCCAGGCCGTGTATGACGGCGCCCAAGGCATGGAAGCGTATTCCAAGGGCGAGTACGCCTTGGTGATCACGGACCTCTCCATGCCCGGTTTGGACGGCATGGATGTGCTGGAAGGCATTCTGGCCCAGGACTCCAAAGCCACCATCCTGATGGTCACCGGATACGGCACCATAGAAACTGCGGTCCAGGCCATCAAGCTAGGGGCCTTTGATTTTATTCCCAAGCCTTTTAAACTGGCTGAACTGGAGGCGATCATTCGCCGGGCCTTCGGCCGGAAAGACCTGGAAAAGCGATTCAGCATTTTTCGGGGCCTTGCCTGGGGCCTGGCCATTTGCATTCCTATTTGGATCGCTTTAGGCTACTTTTTGTACAAGTTTTTTATAAAGTGA
- a CDS encoding response regulator: MVNQDAAKILVMEKDGECSHLLAGRLGQLGYRTDIAGSCDEARAALERSEYAVVIACSEMPDWGGPKGMAGLRFSRRKPAMLVTCDQECRDEALKCLSKGAYDYLPRQCEKSRLEVTVERALTERALAQKTRRCKKAALGLVLSTPAWVGIGMVLAYLTV, translated from the coding sequence ATGGTTAATCAAGACGCCGCAAAAATTTTGGTCATGGAAAAGGACGGCGAGTGCTCCCATCTCCTGGCCGGCAGGCTGGGCCAGCTCGGTTACAGGACCGACATAGCCGGTTCCTGCGACGAAGCCCGGGCCGCCCTGGAAAGAAGCGAGTACGCCGTGGTCATCGCCTGCTCGGAAATGCCCGACTGGGGAGGCCCCAAAGGCATGGCAGGCCTGCGCTTCAGCCGCCGTAAGCCCGCCATGCTGGTGACCTGCGACCAGGAATGCCGGGATGAGGCCCTGAAATGCCTTTCCAAAGGAGCTTATGACTATCTGCCGCGGCAGTGTGAAAAAAGCAGGCTGGAAGTCACCGTGGAAAGGGCTCTGACGGAAAGAGCCTTGGCCCAGAAAACCCGGCGGTGCAAAAAGGCGGCCTTGGGGCTGGTCTTGTCCACTCCCGCCTGGGTTGGGATTGGCATGGTTTTGGCATACTTGACGGTCTAA
- a CDS encoding polysaccharide biosynthesis protein, protein MAGSIGSELCKQIGGYGPNKRLMAAMYDINLQIREMHPHLETEDLLCAVQNRELMNRLFSAHKPGVDIEIKYIGLRPGEKLYNALITAGEDVVQTQHEDIMAPNTDHHKAIEGLNASMDALVEAAMAGDGLTIKQLFKEMAPEYSPEIQGFQIGCQTAP, encoded by the coding sequence GTGGCTGGCTCCATCGGCTCGGAATTGTGCAAGCAGATTGGAGGATACGGGCCGAACAAACGGCTCATGGCAGCCATGTATGACATTAACTTGCAAATCAGGGAAATGCACCCACATCTGGAGACGGAAGATCTTCTTTGCGCCGTTCAAAACCGGGAATTGATGAACCGGCTTTTTTCCGCCCATAAACCCGGCGTGGATATCGAGATCAAGTATATCGGCCTGCGCCCGGGGGAAAAATTATACAATGCGCTTATCACCGCTGGGGAAGACGTCGTGCAGACTCAGCACGAGGACATCATGGCGCCCAACACAGACCATCACAAGGCAATCGAGGGCTTGAACGCCTCGATGGACGCCTTGGTGGAGGCTGCCATGGCCGGGGACGGCCTGACTATCAAGCAGCTATTTAAGGAGATGGCGCCTGAGTATTCACCTGAAATCCAAGGATTTCAAATAGGCTGCCAAACAGCCCCATGA
- a CDS encoding cysteine hydrolase → MQRFLSYALIFLFLFTGLAQAESIDALWGEVKPPPAPKLMQVAPNPGTTALLILDIEELTCNAERRPRCLETVPRIAALIDKARAVGMPVVYSLTPRGTPETILPPVKPLPGEPIVSSSVDKFWNTDLEKILKEKGVDTVIVTGTAAHGAVLHTATAAGFRKLKIILPVDCLSSADLYIEQASVHLLLTGPGTRRAITLTRSDLIRFSEK, encoded by the coding sequence ATGCAGAGATTTTTATCCTACGCCCTGATATTTCTGTTTCTTTTCACCGGCCTGGCCCAGGCGGAATCCATAGACGCCCTGTGGGGCGAGGTTAAGCCGCCTCCTGCGCCCAAATTAATGCAGGTCGCGCCCAATCCGGGGACCACGGCCCTTTTGATCCTGGATATCGAGGAGCTTACCTGCAACGCCGAACGCCGTCCCCGTTGTCTGGAGACCGTGCCCCGCATCGCCGCCCTGATCGACAAGGCTCGCGCCGTTGGAATGCCTGTGGTGTACAGCCTCACGCCCCGGGGGACTCCCGAGACCATACTGCCCCCGGTAAAACCCCTGCCGGGAGAGCCCATTGTCAGTTCCAGCGTAGACAAGTTCTGGAACACGGACCTTGAAAAAATCCTCAAGGAAAAAGGCGTGGATACAGTCATCGTCACTGGGACCGCGGCTCACGGAGCGGTTTTGCACACGGCCACGGCGGCCGGATTTCGCAAGTTAAAAATAATCCTTCCGGTGGATTGTCTGTCCTCCGCAGACCTGTATATCGAGCAGGCTTCGGTGCATCTTTTGTTGACCGGGCCGGGAACCCGGAGGGCGATTACCCTGACCCGGAGCGATTTGATCCGTTTTTCCGAAAAATAG
- the thiC gene encoding phosphomethylpyrimidine synthase ThiC yields MEKTQVQWAVEGRVTPVMEEIAAKEGVAASEIREHFAQGRIVCPQNANRPCRNVGIGMGLSTKINASIGTSTDISNIDFEVAKAKAAQEAGADTLMELSVGGDLDKVRREVLAAVDLPVGNVPLYQAFCEAAEKYGDPNKLDSDMLFDIIERQCADGISFMAVHCGINLYTIERLEKQGYRYGGLVSKGGASMVAWMKTNKRENPLYEEFDRVAAILKKYDVVLSLGNGLRAGAVADSFDRAMVQELLTNCELAELGRKMGCQMMVEGPGHVPMDEIEANIILQKRMSNNAPYYMLGPLPTDAGAGYDHVVAAIGASQSARYGADLICYITPAEHLALPNVDDVVEGVKVARLAAHIGDMGKLPEKTRMRDMDMSRARRDMDWEGQFANALFPEDARKIRDDRSPSCDDKVCTMCGEFCANRASGKLFNEALSAGVKG; encoded by the coding sequence ATGGAAAAAACTCAGGTTCAATGGGCTGTCGAGGGGCGGGTAACCCCTGTGATGGAAGAAATCGCGGCCAAGGAGGGCGTTGCCGCCTCGGAAATCCGCGAGCATTTCGCCCAAGGGCGGATCGTCTGCCCCCAAAACGCCAACAGGCCGTGCCGGAATGTGGGCATCGGCATGGGCCTTTCCACCAAGATTAACGCCTCCATCGGCACTTCCACGGACATCAGCAACATCGATTTTGAAGTGGCCAAGGCCAAAGCGGCCCAGGAAGCCGGCGCCGACACCCTCATGGAGCTTTCCGTGGGCGGAGACCTGGACAAGGTCCGCCGGGAAGTGCTGGCGGCCGTGGACCTGCCCGTGGGCAATGTGCCGTTGTACCAGGCTTTTTGCGAGGCCGCGGAAAAATATGGCGACCCCAACAAGCTGGACTCCGACATGCTTTTCGACATCATCGAGAGGCAGTGCGCGGACGGCATATCCTTCATGGCGGTCCATTGCGGAATCAACCTGTACACCATCGAGCGCCTGGAGAAGCAGGGCTACCGTTACGGCGGCCTGGTGAGCAAGGGCGGCGCCTCCATGGTGGCCTGGATGAAGACCAACAAGCGGGAGAATCCCCTGTACGAGGAGTTTGACCGGGTGGCGGCAATCCTGAAAAAATACGACGTGGTGCTTTCCCTGGGCAACGGGCTTCGGGCGGGCGCTGTGGCCGATTCCTTTGACCGGGCCATGGTCCAGGAGCTTTTGACCAATTGCGAGTTGGCGGAACTGGGCCGTAAAATGGGATGCCAGATGATGGTGGAGGGCCCCGGCCACGTGCCCATGGACGAAATCGAGGCCAACATCATCCTGCAAAAGCGCATGAGCAACAACGCTCCTTACTACATGCTCGGGCCCCTGCCCACGGACGCAGGCGCAGGATACGATCACGTAGTGGCCGCCATCGGCGCTTCCCAGTCAGCTCGCTACGGCGCGGACCTGATTTGCTACATCACCCCGGCCGAACATTTGGCCCTTCCCAACGTGGACGATGTGGTGGAAGGCGTCAAGGTCGCCCGCCTGGCGGCCCATATAGGCGACATGGGCAAGCTGCCGGAAAAAACCCGCATGCGTGACATGGACATGAGCCGCGCCCGCAGGGACATGGATTGGGAAGGCCAGTTCGCTAACGCATTGTTTCCCGAAGACGCCCGCAAAATTCGGGACGACCGTTCTCCCTCCTGCGACGACAAGGTGTGCACCATGTGCGGCGAGTTCTGCGCCAACCGGGCTTCGGGCAAGTTGTTTAACGAGGCCTTGAGCGCGGGCGTCAAAGGATAG
- a CDS encoding sirohydrochlorin cobaltochelatase, which produces MKKILSAALVLALVLCAFNAYAGHGEAKEVKKGILLVAFGTSEDSAKVSFENIEKNVVEAFPGVDVRWAYTSHIIRHKLARQGEVILSPAEALARMMDEGYTHVAVQSLHTIPGEEYHALVQTVNGFRAMPEGFERLTLGYPMLGAQDSVAKAVDAIIATIPKARKANEAVVLMGHGTHHPGNIYYSAMNWQLQQRDSNIIMGTVEGYPELDDVVDYLKANKIKKVWIMPFMSVAGDHAKNDMAGPEDDSWKTQLTKAGFKCETVLKGTAEYDQFVDIWVGQLTKAFAHL; this is translated from the coding sequence ATGAAAAAGATTTTGTCGGCAGCGTTGGTTTTGGCTTTGGTTTTGTGCGCGTTCAATGCGTATGCCGGACACGGGGAAGCCAAGGAAGTCAAGAAAGGCATTTTGCTGGTGGCATTCGGCACCAGCGAGGATTCCGCCAAGGTTTCCTTCGAAAACATTGAGAAGAACGTTGTTGAGGCCTTTCCTGGCGTGGATGTGCGTTGGGCCTACACTTCCCACATCATCCGTCACAAGTTGGCCAGGCAGGGCGAAGTGATCCTCTCTCCGGCGGAGGCATTGGCCAGGATGATGGACGAGGGATACACCCACGTGGCGGTGCAGTCGCTGCATACCATTCCGGGCGAAGAGTACCATGCCTTGGTGCAGACGGTTAACGGCTTCCGGGCCATGCCGGAAGGCTTTGAGAGGCTGACCTTGGGCTACCCCATGCTGGGCGCCCAGGATTCCGTCGCTAAAGCCGTGGACGCCATCATCGCAACCATCCCCAAGGCCCGCAAGGCCAACGAAGCCGTAGTGCTCATGGGCCATGGAACCCATCATCCCGGCAACATCTACTACTCGGCCATGAACTGGCAGCTTCAGCAAAGGGATTCCAACATCATCATGGGCACCGTGGAAGGGTACCCGGAGCTGGACGATGTGGTTGATTACCTGAAGGCCAACAAGATCAAAAAAGTCTGGATCATGCCATTTATGTCCGTTGCCGGCGATCACGCCAAGAACGACATGGCGGGCCCCGAGGACGATTCCTGGAAGACCCAGCTTACTAAAGCGGGATTCAAATGCGAGACCGTGCTGAAAGGCACCGCTGAATATGACCAATTCGTGGACATCTGGGTCGGCCAGCTTACCAAGGCCTTCGCCCATCTGTAG
- a CDS encoding FecCD family ABC transporter permease, with protein sequence MPVKMDKAKSPALIIAVLAMVLGCVVIASAGMGFLSVPYKQVLAVIWERVAGGAGGDPLISAVVWDVRLPRIFTAAIVGAGLSLSGVVFQGILKNPLADPYTLGISAGAAFGACIAFLFNMIHFQGLSVGMCAFAGALITLAVVLYLSNSVGGYSSNNLILSGIIVAAILSAGISFLKYVADERVSVIIFWLMGSFASKTWADAGLVLCFVSIGALICLCFGRDLNLMALGDRAAASLGVDVKKSRLILLAAASLIAAVCVSVSGIIGFVGLLVPHMMRGILGADNQRLMPASLLAGAILLLCADTFTRAVLPSELPIGVLTALIGGPFFCYVFKRGFSQKTGF encoded by the coding sequence ATGCCGGTTAAAATGGACAAAGCAAAATCGCCTGCACTCATCATCGCCGTATTGGCGATGGTTTTGGGATGCGTGGTCATTGCGTCCGCCGGCATGGGCTTTTTATCCGTTCCATACAAACAGGTGTTGGCCGTAATCTGGGAGCGGGTTGCCGGCGGCGCCGGGGGCGACCCGTTGATTTCCGCCGTGGTTTGGGATGTGCGCCTGCCCAGGATTTTTACGGCGGCCATTGTGGGCGCCGGGTTATCCCTTTCCGGGGTTGTTTTTCAGGGAATTTTAAAAAATCCCCTGGCCGACCCCTACACCCTGGGCATATCCGCGGGCGCTGCTTTTGGAGCCTGCATCGCTTTTTTGTTTAACATGATCCATTTCCAGGGCCTTAGCGTGGGAATGTGCGCCTTTGCGGGCGCGCTAATAACGTTGGCGGTGGTTTTGTACTTATCGAACTCGGTGGGAGGCTACTCCTCCAACAACCTGATTCTTTCAGGGATTATCGTGGCCGCCATTTTGTCCGCCGGAATCAGCTTCTTAAAATACGTGGCCGACGAAAGGGTGTCGGTCATCATTTTTTGGCTCATGGGCAGTTTTGCTTCCAAAACCTGGGCCGACGCAGGCTTGGTGCTCTGTTTTGTGAGCATCGGAGCCCTCATTTGCCTGTGCTTTGGACGGGATTTGAACCTGATGGCCTTGGGAGACCGGGCCGCCGCCTCCCTGGGCGTGGACGTGAAAAAATCCCGCCTGATTTTGCTGGCTGCAGCCTCGCTTATTGCTGCGGTATGCGTTTCGGTTTCCGGCATCATCGGTTTTGTGGGGCTTTTGGTGCCTCACATGATGCGTGGGATTTTAGGCGCGGACAATCAGCGGCTTATGCCCGCTTCGCTTTTGGCCGGCGCCATATTGCTGCTTTGCGCCGACACCTTCACCCGGGCCGTGCTGCCTTCGGAATTGCCTATCGGCGTGTTGACCGCGCTCATTGGCGGGCCTTTTTTCTGCTACGTTTTTAAACGGGGATTTTCCCAAAAGACCGGGTTTTAG
- a CDS encoding ABC transporter ATP-binding protein — MGHELQDIWFSYDDRSVLSGVSLELESGLFHGVLGPNGSGKTTLLDLISGHLKPNKGRVLLEGQAVDKTPRKELACKCALVPQDFRVNFPFTAAQVVMMGRYPHIGRFGAPSQEDWDMVEEAMDSTGTRDFAQRNVTELSGGERQRVVFARALAQNAETLILDEATSNLDVRHTLALMRLAADKVRKAGLTVISVMQDINLAARFCQSLLFLKNGKAAAHGPVDEILTESVIQEVFEVKSKVYFDETINRKQVVFL; from the coding sequence ATGGGGCATGAGTTGCAGGACATATGGTTTTCCTACGACGACCGGAGCGTGTTGTCAGGCGTCAGCCTGGAGTTGGAGTCCGGTTTGTTCCATGGCGTGCTTGGGCCCAACGGCAGCGGAAAAACCACCTTGCTGGATTTAATCTCCGGGCATTTGAAGCCCAACAAAGGCCGGGTTCTTTTGGAAGGCCAAGCCGTGGACAAAACGCCTCGCAAAGAGCTTGCTTGCAAATGCGCCTTGGTTCCCCAGGATTTTCGGGTGAATTTTCCCTTTACCGCGGCCCAAGTGGTGATGATGGGCAGATACCCCCACATAGGCCGGTTCGGCGCGCCTTCCCAGGAGGATTGGGACATGGTGGAAGAGGCCATGGATTCCACGGGGACCAGGGACTTCGCCCAGCGCAACGTCACCGAGCTTTCAGGCGGGGAAAGGCAGCGGGTGGTTTTCGCCCGGGCCTTGGCCCAGAACGCCGAAACCCTGATTCTGGACGAGGCCACCTCCAACCTGGACGTCCGCCACACCCTGGCCCTTATGAGGCTGGCCGCGGACAAGGTGCGAAAAGCCGGCCTGACCGTCATCAGCGTGATGCAGGACATCAACCTGGCGGCCCGGTTTTGCCAATCCCTGCTGTTTTTGAAAAACGGCAAGGCCGCCGCCCACGGGCCTGTGGATGAAATCCTGACCGAGTCGGTGATTCAAGAGGTTTTTGAGGTGAAATCCAAGGTGTATTTTGACGAAACCATCAACCGCAAGCAGGTGGTGTTTTTGTAA
- a CDS encoding ABC transporter substrate-binding protein produces the protein MTRFLFNTAILIVCLFFSASCVRAAENEDILVVQDHTGASIQVKAPFTRIISLYGAHTDNLRNLGLDKEIIGVSPSDHWQGKAVFSYHDGLEKFLAYKPDLVFTRPMINHGYPRLIEGLEKAGIAVASFQPSTVDEMFEYWVSLGMLTGKTAEAREMVSHFKEEIARIRKISDALPDKKRVYFEAIHDRMRTFTPGSMAIYALEAAGGVNAAADATSVRGTNIAYYGKERILSKAGEIDVFLSQDGAMNQPTIPMIINEPGFEIIKAVQEGQVYIVEERLVSRPTAALLDGVLIIGEILYPEAFGKGGVQ, from the coding sequence ATGACTCGATTTTTGTTCAATACGGCCATTTTGATTGTATGCCTTTTTTTTTCGGCGAGTTGTGTTCGGGCCGCAGAGAATGAAGATATCCTGGTGGTTCAGGACCACACGGGCGCTTCGATCCAGGTGAAAGCTCCGTTCACGCGGATTATTTCCCTATACGGCGCTCACACCGACAACCTGAGAAATCTCGGCCTGGACAAGGAAATAATCGGCGTCAGCCCCAGCGATCACTGGCAAGGCAAGGCCGTGTTTTCCTACCATGACGGCCTGGAAAAATTCCTGGCGTACAAGCCGGATTTGGTATTCACGCGCCCCATGATCAACCATGGCTATCCCCGGCTCATTGAAGGCTTGGAAAAGGCGGGAATCGCGGTGGCTTCGTTCCAGCCGTCCACGGTGGATGAAATGTTCGAGTATTGGGTCTCCCTGGGAATGCTTACGGGGAAGACCGCCGAGGCCCGGGAGATGGTCAGCCATTTCAAGGAAGAGATCGCCCGGATCAGAAAAATTTCCGACGCCCTGCCCGACAAGAAGCGGGTTTATTTCGAGGCTATCCACGACCGCATGAGAACCTTCACGCCGGGCTCCATGGCCATTTACGCCCTGGAAGCCGCTGGCGGCGTAAACGCGGCGGCGGACGCAACTTCCGTGAGAGGCACCAACATCGCCTATTACGGCAAGGAACGGATTTTGTCCAAAGCCGGTGAAATCGACGTTTTTCTTTCCCAGGACGGCGCCATGAATCAGCCCACCATTCCCATGATCATCAACGAACCGGGCTTTGAAATCATCAAGGCCGTGCAGGAAGGCCAGGTTTATATCGTGGAGGAACGGCTGGTTTCCCGGCCTACGGCGGCGCTCCTGGACGGCGTGCTGATTATTGGCGAAATCCTGTATCCGGAAGCCTTTGGCAAAGGAGGGGTGCAATGA